In a single window of the Bacillus mycoides genome:
- a CDS encoding winged helix-turn-helix transcriptional regulator, producing the protein MKKYNIPVEATLEVIGGKWKVVILCHLTKGTKRTSELKRLMPGITQKMLTQQLRELEEDGVIQRKVYNQVPPKVEYSLTDYGWSLESILDSLCTWGECHLEKSGNTSMLITEGEQ; encoded by the coding sequence ATGAAGAAATATAATATTCCCGTTGAAGCGACTTTAGAGGTTATCGGCGGAAAATGGAAAGTCGTTATTCTTTGCCACTTAACGAAAGGTACAAAGAGAACGAGTGAATTAAAACGTCTCATGCCTGGTATTACACAAAAGATGTTAACACAGCAATTACGCGAATTAGAAGAAGACGGAGTTATTCAAAGAAAGGTATACAATCAAGTACCACCGAAAGTAGAATATTCTCTTACAGACTACGGTTGGTCTTTAGAATCCATTCTTGATTCTCTTTGTACTTGGGGCGAATGCCACCTTGAAAAAAGCGGTAACACATCAATGCTAATTACAGAAGGTGAACAATAA
- a CDS encoding aldo/keto reductase translates to MKNLQSKTTLHNGVEMPWFGLGVFKVEDGPELVEAVKVAIKEGYRSIDTAAIYGNEKAVGEGIRAGIKEAGISREDLFITSKVWNADQGYETTLAAYEESLKKLELDYLDLYLVHWPVEGKYKDSWRALETLYKEERVRAIGVSNFQIHHLKDVLEGAEIKPMINQVEYHPRLTQKELQAFCKEQGIQMEAWSPLMQGQLLDNETLQEVADKYGKTTAQIILRWDLQNEVVTIPKSTKEQRIIANANIFDFELTKEDMEKIDALNQNHRVGPDPDNFDF, encoded by the coding sequence ATGAAAAATTTACAAAGTAAAACAACATTGCATAACGGTGTGGAAATGCCTTGGTTCGGTTTAGGTGTATTTAAAGTAGAAGATGGACCGGAACTTGTAGAGGCTGTGAAAGTAGCCATTAAAGAAGGATACCGTAGCATTGATACAGCTGCGATTTATGGAAATGAAAAAGCAGTTGGAGAAGGCATTCGCGCTGGTATAAAAGAAGCAGGAATTTCTCGAGAAGATTTATTCATTACTTCAAAAGTGTGGAACGCAGATCAAGGATATGAAACGACACTTGCTGCATACGAAGAGAGCTTAAAAAAATTAGAACTAGATTATTTAGATTTATATCTTGTCCATTGGCCTGTTGAAGGGAAATATAAAGATTCGTGGAGAGCGTTAGAAACACTTTATAAAGAAGAACGCGTGCGTGCAATTGGCGTAAGTAACTTCCAAATCCATCATCTGAAAGACGTACTGGAAGGTGCGGAAATTAAGCCGATGATTAACCAAGTAGAGTATCACCCGCGTTTAACGCAGAAAGAACTACAAGCTTTCTGTAAAGAACAAGGAATCCAAATGGAAGCATGGTCACCACTTATGCAAGGGCAATTATTAGATAATGAAACTTTACAAGAAGTTGCTGATAAGTACGGTAAAACAACAGCGCAAATCATTTTACGTTGGGATCTTCAAAATGAAGTTGTAACGATTCCGAAATCAACGAAAGAACAGCGTATTATTGCGAATGCTAATATATTCGACTTCGAATTAACAAAAGAAGATATGGAAAAGATTGATGCTTTAAATCAGAACCACCGCGTTGGTCCAGATCCTGATAACTTTGATTTCTAA
- a CDS encoding DUF1641 domain-containing protein yields the protein MPETMTQTKPEQETVQISASQGQLDVLDQLLKPEVQESLTTLVEQLPKLTELVNILTKSYDFAQTVATDEVLKSDTVSAITELVEPVKDTVKSMAATAIEAKDRADESNEVIGLFGLLKLLKDPQAQKMFRFVNAYLQISAERNNK from the coding sequence ATGCCAGAAACTATGACTCAAACAAAGCCAGAACAAGAAACTGTACAAATTTCTGCTAGCCAAGGACAACTTGATGTACTTGATCAGTTGTTAAAACCTGAGGTACAAGAATCATTAACAACACTAGTAGAACAGCTTCCAAAATTAACTGAGCTTGTTAACATTTTAACTAAGTCTTATGACTTCGCTCAAACTGTTGCTACTGATGAAGTATTAAAAAGCGACACTGTTAGTGCAATCACAGAGCTTGTAGAACCTGTAAAGGATACAGTGAAAAGCATGGCTGCAACTGCTATCGAAGCGAAAGATCGTGCTGATGAAAGCAACGAAGTTATCGGCCTGTTCGGTCTATTAAAATTACTAAAAGACCCACAAGCACAAAAAATGTTCCGCTTTGTGAACGCATACCTTCAAATTAGTGCAGAACGTAACAATAAATAA
- a CDS encoding MFS transporter: MFALLALAISAFGIGTTEFISVGLLPSISEDLHVSVTTAGLTVSLYALGVAFGAPVLTSLTASMSRKTLLMWIMIIFIIGNGIASVATSFTVLLMARVVSAFAHGVFMSIGSTIAAALVPENKRASAIAFMFTGLTVATITGVPIGTFIGQQFGWRASFMVIVVIGIVALVANSMLIPSNLKKGTRVSFRDQFKLITNGRLLLVFVITALGYGGTFVTFTYLSPLLQEVTGFKSSTVTIILLVYGIAIAIGNMVGGKLSNHNPIRALFYMFFIQAIVLFVLTFTAPFQVAGLITIIFMGLFAFMNVPGLQVYVVILAERFVPSAVDIASAMNIAAFNAGIALGAYLGGIVTNSLGLIHTAWVGGIMVVGAVILTAWSMNLEKRDQAK, encoded by the coding sequence ATGTTTGCTTTATTAGCGCTAGCAATTAGTGCATTTGGAATTGGTACAACCGAATTTATTAGTGTCGGTTTATTACCATCTATTTCAGAGGATTTACATGTTTCTGTTACAACAGCGGGTTTAACCGTTTCTTTATATGCATTAGGGGTAGCGTTTGGTGCCCCAGTATTAACGTCATTAACAGCTAGTATGTCGCGAAAGACGTTATTAATGTGGATTATGATTATTTTCATTATTGGTAATGGAATTGCGTCAGTGGCAACAAGTTTTACTGTGTTGCTTATGGCTAGGGTTGTATCTGCGTTTGCACACGGCGTTTTTATGTCGATAGGATCCACAATTGCGGCTGCGCTTGTACCAGAGAATAAACGTGCAAGTGCAATTGCATTTATGTTTACTGGTTTAACTGTTGCGACGATTACAGGTGTACCAATTGGAACGTTTATTGGTCAACAATTTGGCTGGAGAGCATCTTTTATGGTGATTGTGGTCATTGGAATTGTTGCCTTAGTCGCAAACAGCATGTTAATTCCGTCTAACTTAAAAAAGGGTACACGAGTATCATTTCGTGATCAATTCAAACTTATCACGAACGGAAGACTCTTACTTGTTTTCGTCATTACTGCATTAGGATATGGAGGAACATTCGTAACATTTACGTATTTATCTCCGCTATTACAAGAAGTAACAGGATTTAAATCGAGTACCGTTACAATCATTTTGTTAGTGTACGGGATTGCAATTGCGATTGGGAATATGGTCGGCGGAAAATTATCGAATCATAATCCAATTCGTGCACTATTTTACATGTTCTTTATTCAAGCAATTGTATTATTCGTACTAACATTTACAGCGCCGTTTCAAGTGGCGGGGCTTATCACAATTATTTTTATGGGGCTATTCGCGTTTATGAATGTTCCAGGACTACAAGTGTATGTCGTTATATTGGCTGAGCGTTTCGTGCCGAGTGCCGTTGATATCGCATCAGCAATGAATATTGCAGCATTTAACGCAGGAATTGCTCTTGGGGCTTATTTGGGCGGTATTGTAACGAACTCGTTAGGATTAATTCATACAGCTTGGGTAGGCGGCATTATGGTAGTAGGCGCTGTTATTTTAACAGCTTGGAGTATGAACTTAGAAAAAAGAGATCAAGCAAAATAA
- a CDS encoding thioester domain-containing protein — MNIKRSFKLMAAFLSVLFVFANLLFPLQKASAEVMDHTKYQMDWSYSKSKKKPIRTELIKTADGKIAFCLNVDLKSPSGQDLPEMGKVDINVYRVLLNGYPQKSPQELGVSDWREAHYATQLAVWNALKQIDINDLDFRNKNVEKVTKDIVAKASASEELQEITMSVVPSEEQEAVLKNEFFETGLYTVQTNAKSGTYKVQATGAPEGAKFVNEKGEGKTEFNVGEKFRILIPKQTPSGGFSFKVSGNLTKLQGIAHKGTPTIQNAVVLLERSEEKTSPELAVSWKKANGHDNKPNKPYTPNEPHKPNQYNR, encoded by the coding sequence ATGAATATAAAACGATCGTTCAAGCTAATGGCCGCTTTTTTGAGTGTTTTATTTGTATTTGCGAACTTATTATTCCCACTTCAAAAGGCATCCGCAGAGGTTATGGATCACACGAAGTATCAAATGGATTGGAGTTATAGTAAGTCAAAGAAAAAACCAATTCGAACAGAGCTTATTAAAACAGCAGATGGCAAAATTGCTTTTTGCTTAAATGTGGATTTGAAATCTCCGAGCGGCCAAGATTTACCTGAAATGGGTAAAGTAGATATTAACGTATACCGTGTACTATTAAACGGGTATCCGCAGAAGAGCCCACAAGAATTAGGTGTTTCCGATTGGAGAGAGGCACATTACGCAACGCAGCTTGCGGTGTGGAATGCGTTAAAACAAATTGATATTAACGATTTAGATTTCCGTAATAAAAATGTAGAAAAAGTAACGAAAGATATAGTTGCAAAAGCAAGCGCTAGTGAGGAACTACAAGAAATTACGATGAGTGTAGTACCATCAGAAGAACAAGAGGCAGTATTAAAAAATGAGTTTTTTGAAACAGGTTTATACACAGTGCAAACAAATGCAAAAAGTGGAACGTATAAAGTGCAAGCAACAGGTGCACCAGAAGGCGCGAAGTTCGTAAATGAAAAAGGCGAGGGAAAAACAGAATTTAATGTAGGAGAAAAGTTCCGCATTTTAATTCCGAAACAAACACCATCGGGTGGATTTAGCTTTAAAGTATCAGGGAATTTAACGAAACTACAAGGAATTGCACATAAAGGAACACCGACAATTCAAAATGCAGTTGTATTATTAGAGCGTAGTGAAGAGAAAACAAGTCCAGAGTTGGCGGTAAGTTGGAAAAAAGCAAATGGTCATGATAATAAACCAAATAAACCCTATACACCAAATGAACCACATAAACCGAATCAATATAACAGATGA
- a CDS encoding NAD(P)/FAD-dependent oxidoreductase: protein MSKQIVILGAGYGGLLAALNVRKYYSKSEAQVTVINQYPTHQIITELHRLAAGNVAEQAIAMPLTKLFKGKDIDLKIATVESFSVDSKEIKLAGGTTLSYDALVVALGSKTAYFGIPGLEENSMVLKSAADANKIYKHVEDRIREYAKTKNEADATIVIGGGGLTGVELVGELADIMPKLAKSHGVNPKEVKLLLVEAGPKILPVLPDHLIERATASLEARGVTFLTGLPVTNVAGNEIDLKDGQKIVANTFVWTGGVQGNPLIGESGLEVNRGRATVDAHLQSTSHKDVFVAGDSAVVFSPDGRPYPPTAQIAWQMGELIGYNLYAALEGKAFEEFAPINSGTLASLGRKDAVATIGASNTPLKGLPASLMKEASNVRYLSHIKGLFSLAY from the coding sequence ATGTCAAAACAAATTGTCATCTTAGGCGCTGGTTATGGCGGTCTTCTTGCCGCTTTAAACGTACGTAAATATTACAGCAAATCAGAAGCACAAGTTACAGTGATTAACCAATACCCAACGCACCAAATCATCACTGAACTACACCGCCTTGCAGCTGGTAACGTTGCTGAGCAAGCAATTGCAATGCCACTTACAAAGCTTTTCAAAGGTAAAGACATCGATCTTAAAATTGCAACAGTTGAGTCATTCTCAGTTGATAGCAAAGAAATCAAACTAGCTGGTGGCACTACGCTATCTTACGATGCACTTGTAGTTGCTTTAGGAAGTAAAACTGCTTACTTCGGTATTCCAGGACTAGAAGAAAACAGCATGGTATTAAAATCTGCTGCTGATGCAAACAAAATCTACAAACACGTTGAAGACCGTATTCGTGAATACGCTAAAACGAAAAACGAAGCTGATGCTACAATCGTAATCGGTGGTGGCGGATTAACTGGCGTTGAGCTAGTTGGTGAGCTTGCTGACATTATGCCTAAACTTGCAAAAAGCCACGGCGTAAATCCAAAAGAAGTTAAACTTCTTCTTGTTGAAGCAGGTCCAAAAATCCTTCCAGTATTACCAGACCACTTAATCGAACGTGCAACTGCTAGCTTAGAAGCACGCGGTGTTACATTCTTAACAGGTCTTCCTGTAACAAACGTTGCTGGTAATGAAATCGACTTAAAAGACGGTCAAAAAATCGTTGCTAACACATTCGTTTGGACAGGCGGCGTACAAGGTAATCCATTAATTGGTGAATCAGGTCTTGAAGTAAACCGCGGTCGTGCAACTGTTGATGCACATCTACAATCTACTTCTCACAAAGACGTATTCGTTGCTGGAGACAGCGCTGTTGTCTTCTCTCCAGACGGTCGTCCATACCCACCAACTGCACAAATCGCTTGGCAAATGGGTGAGTTAATTGGATACAACTTATACGCAGCACTAGAAGGCAAAGCATTCGAAGAGTTCGCACCTATCAACTCTGGAACACTTGCTAGTCTAGGACGTAAAGATGCTGTTGCTACAATCGGAGCAAGCAATACTCCGCTTAAAGGTTTACCAGCATCATTAATGAAAGAAGCAAGTAACGTTCGTTACTTATCACACATTAAAGGTCTATTCAGCTTAGCATACTAA